The genomic stretch GCGTTTGTATTGCTGTTCATCGTAGACGGTGCGTATATTTATTGGCTCGGCAGTCGAAGTCAGTTTTAAATTTTGTTTCGGTATGACAAACCATAAAATTAAATAAACCAAGATGCCTGGGAAACCAGCACTAAAAATAGAAATTAAAACAAAGACAATACGTAATATTGTGACATCCCAACCAAAACGTTCCGCAATACCGCCCATCACGCCAGCGATCATCTTGTGTTGATTAGAACGGTATAGCCCGTTATTTCTCATGTAAATCTCCTCGATCTCTCGTTGTTGTGGTTGGATGTAGCTGAATTGCTTTGTATCATTCAGTATAAGTTTAATAATGGCGACATTTTTTAAATTTTAAAGCCAATATTACAATGAACTTTGGCTTTATTTACATATATCTGAGATTTATCAGGGGATAGATAATCTAAATAAATACATGTACTGTTTAATAAACACGGATTAATGCCAGAGATAAATGTATATTTCATCAATATATTTTGTAAATTTGTAAATAAGTTCCGTAAATGATTGATGAAAAGTTAAAACTCAATAGGATGATGATTAGATCAAATGGTCAATTAAAAAATTATTGAGACATCCCGCTATTTGGTGAGCAAAATATGCGTACTTTTTATTTTCGTTTTAGCTGTGCCTTGGGTTTGAGTATTTTACTCGTATTCCTCACAGCTTGTGAGCGTAGACAAAGTACGTCGCTGTCTGAACTTAAGCGAAATCAAGAGCAAAGCGCAGCAGCAGCCAAGCAAGCTAAAGCATTGCCAGACAATGGTGGTGGAGTAACACTGATTGATGTTGTAAGCCAGTCAGCCGTGCCAAAGTATCATCATGAGCCTCAGGCGCATCAGCACAGCAGTCGAGCCTCTGAACAACAATTACAGTACGTTGGGCGCTATCACACCGAAATGAGCTGTGCAGACTCTCTGTTGCAATGTGAAGATGGGAATGTCGATTATATTTTAAATTTGCTCCCAGACGGCAGTGCACATCGCAGTATCGTTCATTTGGGTCGGGTTTATAGTGTGAAAACGGGGATTGTGAAAACCTACCGCAAAGACTCATGGAGTTATGATGCTGAATCGAATGAGATTATTGTGCATTTGATTGAAGGGGCGGACTTAATTTATCAGATTGGACTACAGCAGGATTTAATTCTGGCTTTGGATAAGACCTTAAATAAAAATAAGATCAATAATGATTTTTTTGAAAATAGATATCCGTTACCAAGTTATGCTTATCACCTTAAAAAAGATACACCTGCTGAAAAGTAAGTAAGGTGGCTGTATGTGTTGACGGATCAGTCTAGATCATTCAAATATCATGCATAAAAAAAGCCTATCTAGAAGATAGGCTTTTTCGAATTTGGTGGGTCGTCCGCGATTCGAACGCGGGACCAATGGATTAAAAGTCCACTGCTCTACCGACTGAGCTAACGACCCATAACAGTATCAAATTAAGTGGTGGGTCGTCCGCGATTCGAACGCGGGACCAATGGATTAAAAGTCCACTGCTCTACCGACTGAGCTAACGACCCAACTCGTTTTGATGTTGCGTATTGTAGCAACATCTCAAACGAGCGCAAGTAGAAATTATCAAACTTTGTTGTGTTTGATTATAAATAGCGCAATTTAATGCTCTAAACGTCAAAAAATAACCAAATATGCTTTAAAACCGATACTTATAGTTGCTGATGTTGTCTAAAATTTCAGCATCAATTGCACAGTAGGCGGTTGCATTGGGGAGAAGGACCAAGATTTTATCGCTGGTTTTTGCGGGATCGAAGCCTTCTTCCTTCAATTTATTTTTTTGATACTTAAACGTTGCCGTTGTTTCGGCTGCTTTTTGTACACGTAAAAACACGGGAACGGCATAAGTCGGGAGATGTTGCTTAAATAAGCTCACCATTTGGGTTAAGTCTTGCACGTTAAGCTGTTCACCTTCATGCAATGTGATGGCTGCCATGCCAGCACGACCATTGGTATGTGGGATTTCAACCCCATACACCACAGCTTCGGCAATTTTTTCATAGTCGCTACAGATATTTTCGACTTGGGTGGTGGAAACATTTTCACCTCTCCAGCGGAAGGTATCTCCTAAGCGGTCAACAAATTGTGCATGACGGAAGCCGATGTCACGGACTAAATCGCCACTCATAAAATAAGCATCTCCCTGATGGAACACATTTTTCATGGTTACTGCGCGATTTTTTTCCGGATCGCTATAGCCATCAAAAGGTGAACGACGGGTAATTTTTCCAATCAGTAAGCCCACTTCACCTTTTTTGACGCGAATGCAATTGCCTTTGGCATCGCGCACCGCTTCATTTTTATCTTTATCAAACTGCACAATGGCATAAGGCGTTGGTGAGAAGCCGACAGTATTGTCAAAGTTGAAAACATTGCTGAAACCAACATTGCCTTCACTGGATGCGTAGAGTTCTAAAATTTCTTCAATTGCAAAGCGTTGTTTGAATTTATTCCAGATGTTTGGACGCATGCCATTGCCAATCATTTTGCGAACACGATGTTTACGATCAAGTTCTGAGGCAGGTGCATCCATCAAATAACGACATAATTCACCAACATAGCCAATGGCAGAGGCATCGAATTTTTTAACATCGCTCCAAAAAGCCGAAGTTGAATATTTACGACGAATGGCGAGGGCTGCACCGCCTGCAATGGCGCTACACCAACACACCACCATGCCAGTGGCATGGTAAAGCGGTAATGTGCAATACATGACATCGGTTTGGTTTAGGTTGAGCACATGACCATAAGTACCATAGGCCAAGGTCCAGCGGCTATTGGTAAAAGTGACGGCTTTAGGCAGGCCAGTTGTACCAGAGGTGTAGATGTAAAATAGCCCATCTTTACCTTTAACGGTTTGCGTGGTTGGTACATTAAACTTTGGAAAGTGGGTGATTTGCGTGGCGAGGTTAATAAAGCCAGCAGGCGCTTGTCCTGGCGTAATCAGCGTGTATTGATCTGCAAACCAATGTAGTCGGTCATCTGCTACTAAAAGCGCTTCACGCACTTCCTGTATGGCTTGATGGCATTCATCGCCCACAATCACAGCAAATGGTTTTACCAGATTAATGCTGTGCGCCAAAACTTGACCGCTTTGTGAAGTATTGAGCAGTGCTGAAATCACACCAATTTTGGCCAGTGCAATCACAGTCGCAAGCAATTCACTGCGATTTTCCATCATGATGGCAATCACATCGCCTTTGCGTGTACCAATCGATAAATAATAGTGCGCAATTTGATTGGCCCATTCATTGAGGGCTTGATAGCTAAATCGCTGTTCTTCGAACAAGAGTGCAGTGGCTTGTGGGTGCTTTTTAACAGCCTTTTCAAAGGCTAAAGCTAAGCCTGCAGGTGTATTGGGTGTACGTAAATATGCTTGTCTTAACCCCGTCAATAAATTTGGAACTTTGTTGATAAATTTTGGCAGCTTAGCAGCCACATCTGCGAGGCCAATGAGGTCGCTTTGTGTTGTTTGGCTCATATGAATCCTATTTTATTTTGCTCATCCAATTAAAGGTTTGAGTCTCATATTCGAAACTCATCGCCCAACCTGCATTTTTAAGACGAATCGTCTAGTGCAAACAACCTAATCTGCCCAAAATAACAAAAAAAACCTAGTCACCGAAATGACTAGGTTTTAGAAAGTGACTTAAATTAAGCGAATTGTTATTCAGCCACTGGGGTTACTTTTTTTGGTGGACGGCCACGTGGACGACGCGGACGTGCAGGTAGTTTGTCTCCATCTGCCGCAAGTGCTTCACTTTCGTCTTGGCTGGCTTCTGGTGCTAAAGCTAAGTCAGGCTGTTTTGGCTCTGCTTTTGCTTTTGCGGTTTGTGCACGAGTCTTCGCTGGCGTCGCTGCTTTTTCAGCCTTAACAACGGGTGCAATCACTTCGGCTTCAACTTCAGCTGCGACTGGAGTTTCCTCAGCGACAACAACAGCAGGGCTAGACTCAACTGTTGTTTCAATTGGCGTCACGACCGGTGCTACAGTGGTGTCGACCGTGTCAGCGACAACGATTTCGGCTGGTACAACAACGGTTTCAGGCGCAGTAATCGTCTCTGGTGCTGCTGTTACGACGTCTGCTGCTTCAGTCACGACTTCAACCGGTGCTGTTTGCGCGATGGCTGATGCTTGAACTTGCTTTGCTTGTTCAAAAGCTTGTTCTGCAGCCATTTTTGCAAGACGACGACGCTCACGAGGATCGTTCGCAACGCGGTTTTCAGCACTTGGTGATGGTGGGGTTAAGTCAAGAACTGCAGCAGGTGCCACTTCAAGCTGTGCTTTGGTCACAACAGCATCACGTGTTACAGGCGCTTGCTCTGCTTCAGCTGGACTGTTGACTTCAGTTGCGGTCGCGATCGTCGCTGCATACTCATCAGTGAACTTGATTAACGCACGGTTGAAGGTCGGGATTAAGCCGAATTGTTCGATCAATACCGAGCAGTCTTCACCATAAACATGACGAATCAAGCTACCTACGGTGTATTTTGCAAGTGACGGTACTTGAGAAGGATTTAGCTTCGCAACGGTTGCCGTTTTTGCTTTTGGCAAATCGCGTTGGCGACGACGTGCACGTGGATCATTGCTGGCACGTACGGCTGGTTGCTGTGGATCTTGCGCAACCTCTTTCTCAACCACAACTGGTTTTTTAACTTCAGTTGGACGTGGTTCGACGACAGGAGCTGGAGCAACTGGACGAGTTGCGGTCTCAACGCGCGGCTGTTGTACCGGTGTAGCAACCGAGTTTAAGGCAACAATTTCACTTTGCTGTTGATCAACATTAATGACCAATGCAGTGGTGAGCGCTTCATGACGTGGAACATCAATCATGGCAACAACAGGTTGTTGTGGATCATTTACAACAGGTGTAGTCGCTACGTTTGATGGCGCTTGCTCATTGAAAACAGTTTGATCGCGTTGACGAGTTGGACGTTGAGGACGCTGTGGGCTATTGCGGTCACGGCGTGGGACAACGTTTTCAGTCGGTGCGTCAAATTGTTGCTCATTGTTTTGCTGGCGTCTTTGAGGGCGCTTTTGATCGCGCTGCTCTTGACGAGCATCTTGACGAGCGTCCTGACGCTGATCTTGACGTGAGTCCTGACGCTGATCTTGGCGTGAGTCTTGACGCTGATCTTGGCGCGAGTCCTGACGCTGATCTTGGCGCGAGTCCTGACGTTGATCTTGGCGCGAGTCCTGACGTTGATCTTGGCGTGAGTCCTGACGTTGATCTTGGCGTGAGTCTTGACGCTGATCTTGGCGTGAATCTACGCGTTGTTCTGAACGTGAACTCTGTAGGTTCTCATCGACGTTCGAATCAACGTTTTGATCGCGTGGTTCTTTTTGCTTGGTGCGTTTTTTATTGTTGTTACGCGGGTTGCGCTCGTCTTTTTCAACAGATCGCTCTGGAAATTCACGTGGCTCAGTTTTTGCGTTGTTCGCGCTGATATAAGCATTGTTTTGCTCACTCACTTGAACCTGTTCACGCCCCGTTGCAGGATTGACTTGCCCAAATTGACCACGGCTAACGGCACCGTTGTTAATCATTTGTTCAATCGCAGCTGCTGCATTGTTTGCATTACGGTTTTGATCTGTTGTGCTGGCTTGTTTTTGTACAAACAAGTTTTCTAACCATGCGCAAGGACTGCTGCTATTGGTGGCTTGTGCCACTGGTGCAGCCACAGCTTTGCTGGCGTGTTGCTGTTGTGCTGCCACAGCTGGTTTTTTATTTGCTGGCGCTGCTGCTTGTGCAGTTGCTGGAGCAATTTGTGCACTATTTTCTTCTTCTAAATGCCATTCTGATGAAGCATAGCCCAGTTCTTTTTCGCTAGAGCGAGTTGCTTCTGTGCGTTCATAACTGGTTGGTGCGAAACCATCCGGATTATAAGAAATTTGATAATGTGGTGTTTCTAAATGCGGGTGCGGTAGCACGGTCACACGAACACCTGAAGATTGCTCTAAATACACCAAAGTATGACGTTTTTCATTGAGCAAGAAAGCTGCAATTTCAACAGGAACTTCGACTTGAACTTCACCACGACGTTCGCGTAATGCAATTTCTTCTACTTTACGCATAATCGAAAGCGAAAGTGAGCGTAAGTCACGCACCATGCCAGTACCGTGGCAACGTGGGCAAACATAACCAGTCGCTTCTTCAAGCGATGGGCGTAAACGTTGGCGACTCATTTCCATTAAACCGAAACGAGACAATTGGCCGAACTGAATGCGTGCACGGTCACTTTGAGTGGCTTCACGTAATTTCGCTTCAACCATACGTTGATTGCGTTCTTTGCTCATGTCGATGAAATCGATCACCACCAAACCACCGATATCACGCAAACGAAGTTGACGGGCAATTTCTTCGGCTGCTTCTAGGTTGGTGCTGAGTGCAGTTTCTTCAACATCATGGCCACGTGTTGATTTGGCTGAGTTGATATCGATTGAAACCAACGCTTCGGTTTGGTCAATAACGATTGAACCACCTGAAGGAAGTTTTACTTCACGCTCATAAGCCGTTTGAATTTGGCTTTCAATTGCAAAGTGTGCAAATAAAGGCTCATTTAAAGTATAGGTTTTGAGTTTGTCTAATTGATTTGGCATCACTGCTTTTACGAAGTTATAGGCTTCGTTATAAGCTTGCTCATTGTCAATTAAGATTTCTGTCACATCATCACGTAAATAGTCACGGATAGCGCGAGTGACAACGCCAGCTTCTTGGTGTACCAACATTGGCGAAGGGCCGCTATTGGTTGTGCTTTGGATTTGCGTCCAAAGGTCAAGCAAGTGTTGTAAGTCAAGTTGTAATTCTTCTTGAGTACGACCAATACCTGCAGTACGTACAATTACGCTCATGCCACGTGGGACATTGAGGGAAGCTAACATTTCTTTTAATTCGTCGCGGACTGCGCCAGAAATTTGACGGCTAATGCCACCACCTTTCGGGTTGTTTGGCATAAGGACCAAATAACGTCCAGCCAATGAGATAAAGGTCGAAAGGGCTGCACCTTTATTACCGCGCTCTTCTTTCTCAACTTGGACTAAAAGCTCAGTGCCTTCGGTAATCAATTCGCGAATATTTGAGGTTTGACGTGGGTCAGCTTTGTAATACGAGTTAGCAATTTCTCGCATCGATAAAAAACCTTGACGCCCAGCACCATATTCAACGAATACAGCTTCAAGCGATGGTTCTACGCGAGTCACATGACCTTTGTAGATATTGGCTTTTTTTTGTTCACGGGTACGATTTTCTAAATCAAAATCGTAAAGACGGTGACCAGTAATAAGTGCAACGCGAACTTCTTCGGCATGTGTTGCATTGATCAACATACGTTTCATGGGTGTAACACCTAATAGTGATTCACACCAACAAATTGTTTTAAGCAGATTTGCGGACATCTTTGAAGATGAAACAACACTCAATCACATTTACTTACCGTGCAATTTTTGAGTATAGCGGCCTTTATGGCTTTGCTTTGATTCACCTATAAATGTAGGCAAGTCCACTTTAATCTGACTTCGATTAAAGTTCCCAATATTTTCACTGAAACTTCAAGCGGTGCATTAGATGCGTTACTTTCACTGTACTTTGTTCGAAGATCAACTGCATGATAGGCAGTATGTCTTGATACGGAATGATCGTCGTATCTTTACAATGGCACAGTTCCAATGCCTCAAACGCTTGTGTTCTGAAAACTCTTGGTCACAATTTGGCTGATGTGGATCAGTTTACTTTTAAAAACCAACATCGAAGTTGGCAACATAATGTTTTTCAACATGTCGATTTATGTGCAAAAGCACAATTAAACGCAACAGTTTGTGTTTTTGCCGATATAATAAAGCCTTCGGCGTCGGCATATTCTTTGGGGACCTTTCCGCGTAAAAAACGAGTGGCTGGATTAGTACTGAATTTCATTTATTTTGAAATGTCTAAAAAGCGACTCTATTACGGTGGTATCCGTTGCCCGACTATAGCAAACCTTCGATCATCTGCCTATGGGGTAAGCTTAGTTTTCTTGTGAAAAACATCATCTAAGTGATCAATTTTCAATCAAATTTAATTTTTATAGCTCTGAGTAACTGTATGGATTCTACACAGCAATGGCAAAGTGTCACTTGGTTTGAAGTCGACGAACATCAAGTCGGTCAGCGCATTGATAACTTTTTATTTAGCCGTCTCAAAGGGGTGCCTAAAAGCCGAATCTATCGCTTAATGCGTGAGGGTCAGGTGCGTATCAATAAAAAAAGAATCAAAGCAGAAACCAAATTGGTGCTAGGTGATCAAATCCGTGTAGCACCAATTCGCTATGAACAAAAAGAAGAAACCGATGTTCCAGTGTCCGATAAAGTTGCACAAAGTCTGTTAAATCGCATTGTTTATGAAGATGAAGGCTTATTGGTGATCAATAAACCCTCAGGCATTGCGGTGCATGGCGGCAGCGGCGTGGCGTATGGTCTCATTGAGGCCTTGCGTGCAGCGACAGGTAAAAAGTATTTAGAACTGATTCATCGTATTGACCGTGATACCTCTGGGTTGGTGATGATCAGTAAAAAGCGCAGTACTTTAAAAACGCTACAAGACTTGTTGCGTGAACATAAGATCCAAAAAACCTATGCTGCGATTGTAAAAGGTCAGGTCGCCCTCGATAAACAATTGATTGATGCACCTTTGTTGCGTTACGAGTTGTCTAATGGTGAGCGTCGTGTGCGCATTGCCAAAGAAGGTAAGCCAAGCCAGACCCAGTGGAAAGTAAAAGAACGTTTTCGTCATGGGACCTTGGTTTATGCCTCACCATTGTCGGGCCGAACCCATCAGATTCGTGTACATGGTCTAAGTATTGGTCATCCCTTGATTGGTGATGATAAGTACGGTCATCAGACCGAATATAAAGGACCTGCACCGCGTCGCCTGTGTTTACATGCAATGCGCCTTGATATTCCTGGTTTTCCTGTGATTGAAGCACCATTGCCTGAAGATATGCAAAGCTTGGTCGCGCAATTAAGAGCGCAGTCACAATGAGTCTAGATGTTGATGTTGCTGTGGCTGTGCAACAGGAGCGCGAAATCAATCCGAGTGTTGACCCAATTCAATTGGTTATTTTTGATTGGGATGGCACTTTGTATAATTCGGTTGGCCAGATTGTAAAAAGTCTACATTTTGCTGCACAGCAATTTCAGCAACCGTTAACCGATGATGCTGCCAAAAGCATTATTGGTTTGGGCTTGCCTGAGGTGATGCAGGTTTTATTTCCACAAGCACCTGAATTACATCAAGGCATACTTGAATCCTATTCCCGTCACTATGCAGAAAATTCAGCCGACGATCGTTGGTTTGATGGTGTGGCGGAACTGCTACAGGATCTAAAGCAGCAAGGCGTGCAATTGGCTGTGGCGACCGGAAAAAGTCGTCGTGGCTTAGATCGTGTGCTGAATCATACCGATAGTCATGATTTATTTGTGACCACCCGTGCCGCCAGTGAGACCAAATCGAAGCCCGATCCATGCATGCTTGAAGAGATTCTGGCCGAAACAGGTATTGCTGTAGAGCAAGCTGTGATGGTTGGCGATACGTCTTATGATCTTGAGATGGCAAGAAATCTTGGAATGAAAAGCATCGGTGTTGGCTATGGTGTGCATCCAGTAGAGTCGCTTGCACAGTTTGCTCCGCTTAATATTGTGGCCGATGTTGCAGCCTTGCATGACTACCTTAATCAATTGCTACAAAGTCACCGTACTGTGCTTGCACAGGGGTAAAGCATTTAATCATTTGGTTTATTGCAAACAATAAGGTCGTTGCTTAAGCAGCGACCTTATTGTTTGGGTAAAATAAAAAAATCAGCAGACTCATGGATGAATCAAGTTGCTGTCGTCGACGCTAAAGACGATCTGGGCACTAATAGTTATCAGCTATCCTAGTTCATATAATAAGTATTGGTATTCAACGCCTAAATTCACGATTCTTAAATTGTTTATATACACCTCTGTTTTCAAGGGACTGCTTCGATTGAGCGATCAAAACAGGACAGCTCAGCTGCACATTCATATTCAAAAATTGCATATGCAGGATGCTAGCCACTTATTTTATTGAATCTCTCATTGATGCTTAAACCATCGTTGCAGCTTCCTGTGCCGGTGAAGTCTTTATTGCATTTGAAAGGCTTTCCCCATTGAAAACATGATTGTTTTTATTTGCAGTTTAAGGAAACGTTGATGTCGAATTCTACGCTGATTGAATCAGTTGCCTTGGCCTTGAGACAAGCCACGCATCATCAGGCTGCGATTGCTCCCGTTCGTGCTGAACTTGGTGGTGAATATGCAGACTTGGATGCTGCTTATGCTGTTCAAGAAATCAATACGCAAGCCGCTTTAGGGCAGGGTCGTCGCTTGGTTGGACGGAAAATCGGGCTGACGTCAAAAGTCGTGCAAACCCAGTTGGGGGTTGATCAGCCTGATTTTGGAATGTTATTTGCCGATATGGCTTATGGCGATGGTGAAAGCATTGCAATAGATCAGTTTATTCAGCCCAAAGTTGAAGCTGAAATTGCCTTGGTGTTGCAACACGATCTTGATAAGGCGCAGCACAACTATGCCGATATTATCAGTGCGACCGCCTATGCCTTGGCTGCAATTGAAATTGTTGATAGCCGCATTGAAAACTGGAAAATCTCGATTATTGATACCGTTGCGGACAATGCGTCTTCAGCGGCCTTTGTATTGGGTTCACGTCCAGTCAAGCTGGAAAACTTGGATTTACTCAATTGCAAAATGCAGATGACCCGTGGTGATGAGGTGGTTTCACAGGGGACTGGGCGTGCTTGTTTGGGCAACCCATTGAATGCTGCGGTGTGGTTGGCAGATGAAATGGTACGTCGTGGTCGTCCACTGCGTGCGGGAGATTTGATTTTGACCGGAGCACTGGGACCCATGGTGGTGGTGCAAGCGGGTGATGTATTTAAGGTTGAGATCGAAGGATTGGGTGAGCTCAGTGCGGTATTCGCTGCGGCATCGAATTGATGGAACCAGAAAAGAGAATCGCTAAATGAAAAAGA from Acinetobacter pullicarnis encodes the following:
- a CDS encoding long-chain-acyl-CoA synthetase, whose translation is MSQTTQSDLIGLADVAAKLPKFINKVPNLLTGLRQAYLRTPNTPAGLALAFEKAVKKHPQATALLFEEQRFSYQALNEWANQIAHYYLSIGTRKGDVIAIMMENRSELLATVIALAKIGVISALLNTSQSGQVLAHSINLVKPFAVIVGDECHQAIQEVREALLVADDRLHWFADQYTLITPGQAPAGFINLATQITHFPKFNVPTTQTVKGKDGLFYIYTSGTTGLPKAVTFTNSRWTLAYGTYGHVLNLNQTDVMYCTLPLYHATGMVVCWCSAIAGGAALAIRRKYSTSAFWSDVKKFDASAIGYVGELCRYLMDAPASELDRKHRVRKMIGNGMRPNIWNKFKQRFAIEEILELYASSEGNVGFSNVFNFDNTVGFSPTPYAIVQFDKDKNEAVRDAKGNCIRVKKGEVGLLIGKITRRSPFDGYSDPEKNRAVTMKNVFHQGDAYFMSGDLVRDIGFRHAQFVDRLGDTFRWRGENVSTTQVENICSDYEKIAEAVVYGVEIPHTNGRAGMAAITLHEGEQLNVQDLTQMVSLFKQHLPTYAVPVFLRVQKAAETTATFKYQKNKLKEEGFDPAKTSDKILVLLPNATAYCAIDAEILDNISNYKYRF
- the mhpD gene encoding 2-keto-4-pentenoate hydratase, with the translated sequence MSNSTLIESVALALRQATHHQAAIAPVRAELGGEYADLDAAYAVQEINTQAALGQGRRLVGRKIGLTSKVVQTQLGVDQPDFGMLFADMAYGDGESIAIDQFIQPKVEAEIALVLQHDLDKAQHNYADIISATAYALAAIEIVDSRIENWKISIIDTVADNASSAAFVLGSRPVKLENLDLLNCKMQMTRGDEVVSQGTGRACLGNPLNAAVWLADEMVRRGRPLRAGDLILTGALGPMVVVQAGDVFKVEIEGLGELSAVFAAASN
- a CDS encoding Rne/Rng family ribonuclease, coding for MKRMLINATHAEEVRVALITGHRLYDFDLENRTREQKKANIYKGHVTRVEPSLEAVFVEYGAGRQGFLSMREIANSYYKADPRQTSNIRELITEGTELLVQVEKEERGNKGAALSTFISLAGRYLVLMPNNPKGGGISRQISGAVRDELKEMLASLNVPRGMSVIVRTAGIGRTQEELQLDLQHLLDLWTQIQSTTNSGPSPMLVHQEAGVVTRAIRDYLRDDVTEILIDNEQAYNEAYNFVKAVMPNQLDKLKTYTLNEPLFAHFAIESQIQTAYEREVKLPSGGSIVIDQTEALVSIDINSAKSTRGHDVEETALSTNLEAAEEIARQLRLRDIGGLVVIDFIDMSKERNQRMVEAKLREATQSDRARIQFGQLSRFGLMEMSRQRLRPSLEEATGYVCPRCHGTGMVRDLRSLSLSIMRKVEEIALRERRGEVQVEVPVEIAAFLLNEKRHTLVYLEQSSGVRVTVLPHPHLETPHYQISYNPDGFAPTSYERTEATRSSEKELGYASSEWHLEEENSAQIAPATAQAAAPANKKPAVAAQQQHASKAVAAPVAQATNSSSPCAWLENLFVQKQASTTDQNRNANNAAAAIEQMINNGAVSRGQFGQVNPATGREQVQVSEQNNAYISANNAKTEPREFPERSVEKDERNPRNNNKKRTKQKEPRDQNVDSNVDENLQSSRSEQRVDSRQDQRQDSRQDQRQDSRQDQRQDSRQDQRQDSRQDQRQDSRQDQRQDSRQDQRQDSRQDQRQDARQDARQEQRDQKRPQRRQQNNEQQFDAPTENVVPRRDRNSPQRPQRPTRQRDQTVFNEQAPSNVATTPVVNDPQQPVVAMIDVPRHEALTTALVINVDQQQSEIVALNSVATPVQQPRVETATRPVAPAPVVEPRPTEVKKPVVVEKEVAQDPQQPAVRASNDPRARRRQRDLPKAKTATVAKLNPSQVPSLAKYTVGSLIRHVYGEDCSVLIEQFGLIPTFNRALIKFTDEYAATIATATEVNSPAEAEQAPVTRDAVVTKAQLEVAPAAVLDLTPPSPSAENRVANDPRERRRLAKMAAEQAFEQAKQVQASAIAQTAPVEVVTEAADVVTAAPETITAPETVVVPAEIVVADTVDTTVAPVVTPIETTVESSPAVVVAEETPVAAEVEAEVIAPVVKAEKAATPAKTRAQTAKAKAEPKQPDLALAPEASQDESEALAADGDKLPARPRRPRGRPPKKVTPVAE
- a CDS encoding PspC domain-containing protein — its product is MRNNGLYRSNQHKMIAGVMGGIAERFGWDVTILRIVFVLISIFSAGFPGILVYLILWFVIPKQNLKLTSTAEPINIRTVYDEQQYKR
- a CDS encoding RluA family pseudouridine synthase, translated to MDSTQQWQSVTWFEVDEHQVGQRIDNFLFSRLKGVPKSRIYRLMREGQVRINKKRIKAETKLVLGDQIRVAPIRYEQKEETDVPVSDKVAQSLLNRIVYEDEGLLVINKPSGIAVHGGSGVAYGLIEALRAATGKKYLELIHRIDRDTSGLVMISKKRSTLKTLQDLLREHKIQKTYAAIVKGQVALDKQLIDAPLLRYELSNGERRVRIAKEGKPSQTQWKVKERFRHGTLVYASPLSGRTHQIRVHGLSIGHPLIGDDKYGHQTEYKGPAPRRLCLHAMRLDIPGFPVIEAPLPEDMQSLVAQLRAQSQ
- a CDS encoding HAD-IIIA family hydrolase, whose translation is MSLDVDVAVAVQQEREINPSVDPIQLVIFDWDGTLYNSVGQIVKSLHFAAQQFQQPLTDDAAKSIIGLGLPEVMQVLFPQAPELHQGILESYSRHYAENSADDRWFDGVAELLQDLKQQGVQLAVATGKSRRGLDRVLNHTDSHDLFVTTRAASETKSKPDPCMLEEILAETGIAVEQAVMVGDTSYDLEMARNLGMKSIGVGYGVHPVESLAQFAPLNIVADVAALHDYLNQLLQSHRTVLAQG